The following nucleotide sequence is from uncultured Draconibacterium sp..
GCATCAATACTTAACGATCCGGCACAGTTTAATACACTCATTCAACTCGCCTTAAACGACTCCCGGCAAAAGAGCTGGCGTGCTGCTTACCTTGTCGATAAAATTCATGACGAAAATCCGGAGCTCTTGCAGCCCTATCTTCCGATGCTGATTGGGCAATTAAAAACAGAGCAGAATGCCAGCAAACGCCGTCACTGGCTGAAGCTTTTAAGTATGAATGCAATACCGGAAGAACACATCGGTTTTCTATTTGAATATTGCATTGAAACATTTACCTCGGGCAGCGAGGCCGTGGCAGTTCGGGTGCATGCCATGCAAATTCTGTACAACATTTCGGAAATGGAACCCGACCTAAAACCGGAGGTACTGCAATTAATCGAGCAGGAAATGGAATTCCATCCTACTGCCGGCATTCGGTCACGGGGCAAAAAGCTGGCTACTAAATTATTCCGGCAAATTCACCGAAACAGTGGTTAAGAACCGGCTTTATTCTGAAACTTTATAATCAACTCCTGCAATTTGGCATCCAGCTCAGTGTGCAACTCATCTTGCTTGTAGTTTCGCGTAAGAATTATCAGGTTTTGTAAATGTGAGATCTGACGATTTTGTTCGCTTTGTACCGCAGCCGCAAAATTGTCGGGCAACGAGGCAAAATAATCAAGCATAGCAAAACAGTTGTCAGCCATTATGCGCACCTTTTCATTTCCTTTTTCAATAGCCCCGGCACCATAATATTGCCCAGCCATTTGAAACGAACTGTAATCAAGTGGAATTTTCTCGTTCGGAAAAAGCTCAAACATTTTATCGGCCACTTCAATGGTTTTTTCCTTTTCTCCCTTGGCGAGTAAGGCTTGTGCCAAACGCGTAAACATATATTGAGCCTGCATTATATTTATCTGTTTGCGGTTGTACTCATCCATATGAATATCCGGGTCGTTTACATTGCCCCAAACAAATTTATTCATCACATTATCGTAAAGAATATCGGCATCGATTCGTCCGGCAGTCACCCCTTGTTTTGGTGTTCGGATTGGCACAAACCTGTATGCAAGTCCTTCAAACTGCAACCAGTCGAGGAAGTGAATATTTCCGGTAAAAACCAAACTGTGATCGATATATATCGGGCGTTCCCAATTGTTGGCGGCAATCATATTCAGTACGGCCATTTCACTTTTAGTAATCATACTTTTTGTGATTTTAAAACTTACCTTGTCGGCAATTTGGTCGGCATCTTCAGGTTTTACAGTTCCCGAATCCAAAACTTTTTTCTTGTCAACGGTGATATGGAAATCGCGCGACGGCAGGTAATCGTATAGCTCTCCACTGGCAACTTTAACTTTGGTGCGCACATCGTCGCTACCTAAAAACTCCATGGCTTCGCTCAATTCCACCGACCCTTTTATCCGATCCTGGAAAAGCACCGCATCCATACGGCCCATATAATATTTGTCTTTTGTGAACGAAAATGGCACCGGATCAGCCTCGTTGGTTTTAAACTGCTGCTGACGAATGTACCAGTCCATTCCCAGGTAACTGATGTTTATAATTTTAATATCCGGACGCACGCCTTCCACTTCCTGCACATACCAAAGCGGGAAAGTATCATTATCGCCATAGGTAAATAGTATAGCATTTGGCGCACACGATTCCAGGTAGTCGATGGCATAATCGCGTGTCATATATTTTCCCGAGCGGTCGTGGTCGTCCCAGTTTTGCGATGCCAGCACACTCGGCACGGCAACCACCGAAATTACAGTGGCCAGCACTGCTGCCGGCACTCCCTTCAGCACTTTTTTTACTCCGGTATAAACGGCCAGAACACCCAATCCAATCCAAATCGCAAAGGCATAAAACGAGCCCGCGTAAGCATAATCGCGTTCGCGTGGCTGATATGGATACTGGTTGAGATAAACCACAATGGCAATACCGGTAAGGATAAACAGCAACATGGTTACGGCAAATGTTTCTTTGCCTTTTTTGCCTTGATTGTATTGGAAGAACAAGCCCAGCAATCCTAATAGCAGTGGCAAAAAGTAATACACGTTTCTACTTGGATCGTTTTTCATAAACTCGGGCATGTCGTCGCGCGGTCCTGTTTTTGGTTCATCGATAAATGAGATTCCGCTTACCCAATTCCCATTTTGAAAACCTCCGTGGCCTTGTAAATCGTTTTGCCGCCCCACAAAATTCCACATAAAATAGCGCATATACATATGCCCCACCTGGTAACTAAAAAAGAAGCGCAGGTTTTCGCCAAAAGTTGGCTTTTGCAGGGTTTTCACTTCGCCACGATCGCGCACCCGTACGGGAGTTCCTTTTACTTTTCCCCATTCTTTATAAGCCTGAATATGGTTGGCCTTATCGCTGTACATCCGCGGGAAAATGGTTTCCATTTTTGGTTCGTACACCGACCCACCCGGCATTGTTCCGGTAATTTTATATTTCCCGTCTACTCTATTGTATTGTTGTTTTGGATCTTTCGATGCAATTCTCGGAGCATTGTAATAAGGTCCTTTTGCCAATGGCCGGTCGCCATATTGTTCTCGATTCAAGTAGCGTACAAGAGCAAACGCATTATCGGGTGCATTCTGGTTCATTGGCGGATTTGCCGACGCACGAATAACGATGAGTGCAAACGATGAATAGCCGATCAGAATTACAATAAACATGGTAAGTGCAGTATTCAGCACTACTTTATTTCTTTTTCTGGTGTAATTGATTCCCCAAACAGAACCGGCTACCAACAAAGCACCCATAAACAATATTCCTGAGTTAAACGGCAATCCGAATGCATTGACAAAAATGCGGTCGAAGATAAAAGCAATGCGTGGTACTCCCGGAATAATTCCATACTGAATACCCAGCAAAATACACATCGAGGCTGCCAGCGCATAAAACACACCTTTCCACGAAAATTCGTATTTTTTGAAATAATAAACCATTCCGATGGCCGGAATTGCCAGCAGATTCAGCAAGTGAACGCCAATTGACAAACCCATTAAATATGCAATAAGTACTAACCAGCGGTTTGCATATCTTTCGTGCGCCACATTTTCCCATTTCAAAATGGCCCAAAATACCATGGCCGTAAACAGCGACGACAGTGCGTAAACTTCGCCTTCGACTGCCGAAAACCAAAACGAATCGGTAAAAGTAAAAGCCAGCGCTCCAACCAAACCACTTCCACACACGGCAATTTGCTCGCCGGTGTTTAGTTTTTCCTCCGCGAAAAGTTTACGGGCAAGATGTACGATCGTCCAGTACAAAAACATGATTGTTGCAGCACTTGCAATAGCCGACATCGAATTCACCATAACAGCGGCCTTGGTAGCATCGGGAGCAAACAATGTAAATATCCGTCCCAAAATCATAAAGGTAGGCGCACCCGGCGGGTGACCAACTTCCAGTTTAAAAGCACTTGTTATAAACTCTCCGCAATCCCACCAGCTAACTGTGGGTTCAAGAGTAGCAAAATAAGTTATACAAGCGACAATAAAAACAAGCCAACCAAGAATATTATTGATTAATTTTGTGTGTTGCATGATCTGCATTTTATTTTTGAACAAAGGCAAATATAAGCTTTTAAACAGGAATGCTGCGAACATAATAATGAAATGCAGACAAGTAAATTTTAGAAAGAGCTAATTTTTTTTTGACCAGATATTGCAGAATAAAATTTTTTTATACTTTTGCAGCGTCTTTAACAAAAAGGCACATCAAGGACTGACCCATGGTGTAATTGGCAACACGTCTGGTTTTGGTCCAGAAGAGTCCAGGTTCGAGCCCTGGTGGGTCAACCACGAAAGCCTGCAGATTTTACTGCAGGCTTTTTTTTATGGGTGAAAAAATCTCACAAAATGAGCCAGCCAAATTAATGGCCACTATAAAAACAAAAAGCTCCGACCAATGGCCGGAGCTTTTCTATTATCGAGATAAAGTATTCTACTCTTTGTATTCGTCCCAGCTCACCACTTTAATGTCCTCGAGGCTGTATTTGCAAATTCCGGAAAGGAACGCACTTGCAACACGAGCATTGGTAATTAGCGGGATGTTATAATCAATTGCACTACGACGAATCGTATAACCATTTTTCAACTCACGGTTAGTGTGGTTTTTCGGGATATTAACCACAAGATCAATCTTTTTATTCTTGATCATCTCAATAGTATTTGGCGACTGATCTTCTTCATCGGGCCAATACACCAGGGTATTTTCAATGCCATTATCGCAGAAAAATTTATGTGTTCCCTCGGTGGCAAAAATATTATAACCTTTTTCAACCAACATTCGGGTGCTGTTCAGCAACTCCAGCTTGCCACGCGAAGGTCCGGATGAAATCAAAATATTCTTTTTAGGGTAATTGTACCCTACCGACATCATTGCCTTTATAATTGCTTCGTAGTAGGTTTCGCCAATACAACCAACCTCTCCGGTCGACGACATGTCAACACCCAAAACAGGGTCGGCTTTCAGCAATCGTGCAAACGAGAACTGCGGGGCTTTAACACCCACATAATCCAATTCGAACAACGACTTGTCTGGTTTCGGCACATCAATTCCCAACATTACTTTCGTGGCAATTTCAATCAGGTTAAGTTTCATAACCTTCGAAACAAATGGGAAACTTCGCGAGGCACGCAGGTTACACTCAATAACTTTAATATCGTTATCTTTTGCCAGGAACTGCATATTAAAAGGTCCGGTAATTTCCAGTCCTTTTGCAATCTGACGAGCGATTTTCTTTACCCTACGAATGGTTTCAACATATAGTTTCTGCGGCGGGAAAACGATGGTAGCATCGCCCGAGTGAACTCCGGCAAACTCTACGTGCTCCGAAATGGCATAAGCAACCATCTCGCCTTTATTGGCCACTGCGTCAAGCTCTATTTCTTTGGCCTGCTCGATAAACTCGGTAACAACCACCGGATGCTCTTTCGACACGTTAGCTGCCATCTGAAGGAAGTGCTCCAGCTGATCGGGATTGGAAACCACATTCATGGCTGCACCCGAAAGTACGTATGATGGACGAATTAACACCGGATACCCCACCTCATCAACAAACTTGTGAATTTCTGCTATTGTAGAAAGGCGTGCCCATCGTGGCTGGTCTACACCCAGGTCATCAAGTAGTGACGAGAACTTTTCACGGTCCTCAGCATTATCAATCTTTTTGGCCGATGTTCCAAGAATCGGAACATTTTGCCCATCAAGTTTCATCGCCAGGTTATTCGGGATCTGACCTCCCATCGAAACCACAACTCCGTGCGGATTCTCCAGGTCATAAACATCCATTACGCGCTCAAAAGTCAGCTCATCAAAATAAAGCCTGTCGCAGGTATCGTAATCCGTACTCACCGTTTCCGGGTTATAGTTGATCATTACCGAACGGTAGCCCTGCTCTTTAATCGTTTTAATGGTATTTACGCTACACCAGTCGAACTCAACCGAACTACCAATTCTATAAGCTCCGGATCCAAGCACAATAACTGACTTGTGATCTCCCAAATACTCAACATCATTCTCGGTGCCGTTATGCGTCAGGTACAGGTAATTGGTCTGTGCCGGATATTCACCCGCCAGCGTATCAATTTGTTTTACTACCGGCACAATACCCTTAGCTTTACGGAAAGCCCTAACTTTCAGAATATCTTCATTAATGTTGACATTCTTACTCCTTAGCACCAAACGTGCTATCTGAAAATCGGAATAACCGGCCTGTTTTGAAGCTTTTAACAGCGGAATTGGCAATTTCTCCAGCTCCTTAAAATTCTTTAATTCCAATTTTATTTTGTGAATATTATTCAGCTTTTGCAGGAACCATCGATCGATTTTTGTTTTCTCGTGAATCTGATCGATAGAGTAACCTTTATTAAAAGCCTCTGCAATAGCAAATATTCGTCGGTCAGTAGGATTTGACAATTCTTCTTCAATTGCTTCGATTGTAATCTCCTCGTTGTTGGCTACAAAACCGTGCATACCAAGACCAACCATTCGAATACCTTTCTGAATGGCTTCTTCAAAAGTTCGTCCGATGGCCATAATCTCACCAACCGATTTCATCGAACTTCCAATAGTTTTCGAAACGCCTACAAATTTGCTCAAGTCCCAGCGTGGAATCTTTACAACACAGTAGTCGAGCGCAGGCTCGAAACAAGCTGTTGTTACTTTGGTAACCGAGTTTTTAAGTTGGTGCAAACCATAACCCAATCCCAACTTTGCTGCTACAAACGCCAGCGGATACCCTGTTGCCTTTGATGCCAGCGCTGACGAACGCGACAAACGGGCATTTACCTCAATTACTCGGTAATCTTCCGAGTACGGATCGAGCGCAAACTGAACGTTACACTCACCAATAACACCAACTCTACGGATAATTTTTATCGAGATTTCGCGTAGTTTATGGTATTCTGAGTTCGACAGTGTTTGCGAAGGAGCCACAACAATACTCTCGCCTGTATGAATTCCGAGCGGATCGAAGTTTTCCATATTACAAACAGTAATACAGTTGTCGTATTTATCGCGAACTACTTCGTATTCCACTTCTTTCCATCCTTTAATCGATTCTTCAACCAGGATTTGAGGCGAATAAGAGAATGCGCTTCCAGCTAGTTTTTCCAGCTCCTCTTCGTTTTCGCAAAAACCGGAACCTAATCCACCCAGCGTGTATGCCGCGCGGATGATGATGGGGAAGCCAACCTCTTTAGCAGCGGCTTTTGCTTCGGCCATATTTGCAGCCGCAATACTCTTTGGCGTTTTTACACCAATTTCGCCCAGCATGTTGGCAAAAATATCACGGTCTTCTGTATCAATAATCGACTGAACCGGCGTACCAACTACTTCAACATTGTATTTTTCGAGGACTCCGGATTCGTAAAGTGCAACTCCGCAGTTCAGCGCGGTTTGCCCACCAAATGCCAGAAGTATTCCCTGTGGTTTTTCTTTTTTGATTACCTCTTCAACAAAATGAGGAGTAACAGGCAAAAAGTAAATTTTGTCTGCAATGTCTTCAGATGTTTGAATGGTTGCAATGTTCGGATTGATAAGAACCGTTTCAACACCTTCCTCTTTCAACGCCTTAAGCGCCTGCGAACCGGAATAATCGAACTCACCGGCCTCTCCAATTTTAAGTGCTCCTGAACCAAGAACAATTGCTTTTTTAATATGTGTTTCTATCATGATGCTTACTGAAATTACATTGAAAGATTATTTTTTCGACTCTACGATATTTTTAATGAATTCATCAAATAAAAACTCGGTATCTACCGGACCACTTGATGCTTCCGGGTGAAACTGAGTTGAGAAAAAGGGCTTTGTTTTATGCCTGATTCCTTCGTTGGTTCCATCATTTACATTGGTAAACAATGGCTCCCAGTCGTCAGATAATGTTTCGGTTGCTACTGCAAATCCATGGTTTTGCGAAGTAATGTAACATTTGTTTGTTCCTTCTAACAATACCGGCTGATTGTGACTGCGGTGTCCAAATTTCAATTTATAGGTTTCGGCACCGGCAGCACGTGCCAGCAGTTGGTTCCCCAGGCAAATTCCCATAATTGGCTTTTCAACCCCAATTACGTTTTTAATGTATTCAACAGTTGCATCGCAATTGGCCGGATCGCCTGGTCCGTTAGAGATAAACAATCCATCAAAGTCTTCTTTTGTATAATCGTAATCCCAAGGTACACGAATAACAGTTGCTCCCCGCTTAAGTAAACAACGAATAATATTGTTTTTTACGCCGCAGTCAACCAGTACCACTTTGTGTTCTCCGTCTCCGTAGACCTCGCGCTCTGTACAACTTGCAACAGCCACAAGGTTTTCTTTATTCGGATCGTAAAAGTCAATTTCATCTTCAAATTCGATCTTTCCAAGCATAGAACCTTTCTCACGTAAAATTTTTGTTAAGGCTCTCGTATCAATATCAAACAAACCCGGTACCTCGTATTCTTTTAGCCAGTCGCTCAAACTTTTTTCAGCATTCCAATGGCTAAATTCAAATGAATAATCTGAGATTATAAGACCGGATATGTGCAATTTGTGCGATTCGTAATACTTGTGAATACCGTTCTCTTTTTTGTTAAAAGGAACGCCATAGTTTCCAATCATTGGGTAGGTCGACACCAGGATTTGTCCGGTGTAAGATGGGTCAGTCAAACTCTCCGGATACCCCGTCATCGCTGTATAAAAAACGACCTCTCCGGCCACCGACTTTTCGCTTCCGAAGGATTTTCCCATAAAAACCGTTCCGTCTTCAAGCGTTAATTTTGCCTGTTTTACTTTGTACATATTCCGATTTAATAATTAAAAAAAATGCGCTTGCCCTAAAATAGTTCAAACGCATTTCAGTTATTCTTTATACTTATTTTCAAATACACTTTCTCAGCCATAATGTTAAGAACATGATATTAAAATCATTTTCCGATGCAAAAATAGAAAATATTCTGAAATTCTTACCTGTCTTTTTATAAAAATGTATATTTTTGCATTACAAATGAATATTTATTCAATGAAGAATAAAGTACAACGACAACGAGAAATCCGAAAAATAATACAAAGAGGCAGTGTACACAGCCAGGACGAATTATTGACTGAACTAAAACGCCGCGGATTCGAACTGACACAAGCTACATTGTCGCGCGATTTAAAAGTGCTGCAGGTAGCCAAAGTGCCACATCCGGCCAAAGGATATGTTTATACGATTCCTGAAAACGGACAATCTGAAAGACAAAATTCAGAACATTTCAACCGTATAAATTACCTGGCCGACGGATTTAAGGACATACAGTTTTCAGGCAATCTGGCTGTTATACGAACTATCCCCGGATACGCCAACAGCATTGCAGCTGTAATTGACTCGGCAAGTCCGTGGGAAATTTTAGGAACAGTTGCCGGAGACGACACTATATTAATAATACAAAGGGAAGGAATATCGAAAAATGATTTGACTGAGGCATTAATAAAAATTCTGCCGAAGCTAAACGACAAATTGTAGTTCGAAGAGATGAAGCGATTAAAAGACATAAAAGTAACTATTGCCGATGAAAAGCACCTGAAGTACATCGACGATATAAACGATGCCATCGACAGTGCATCGCAACAAAGAGGAACCGGTATTGCCCGTCGGACTTATGAATACCTTTCTTCAAAAATGAAGGAGGGAAAAGCAATTATAGCCCTGGATGAAGAAAACTTTGCAGGCTTTTGTTACATAGAAACCTGGCAGGAAAAAGGTTTTGTTGCCAACTCGGGTTTAATTGTTGCCGAAGGATACCGTGGTCTTGGATTAGCCAAAGCCATTAAAAAGCAAGCATTTGAGCTGTCGCGCAAAAAGTATCCAAACTCAAAAATATTTGGTTTAACCACCGGTTTGGCCGTAATGAAAATCAACCACGAGTTGGGTTATCGTCCGGTTACATTTTCGGAATTGACTTTAGATGACCAATTCTGGAAAGGATGCCAGGGCTGTATAAACCACGATATTTTGGAGCGTACCGGCCGAACAAAATGCCTGTGCACCGGAATGTTGTACGATCCGGCCTGGGAGAAACCAACATACGCCAACGGAAACGGAATCAGGAAACGGAGTTTGCTCGATCTTCTGCCAAAACGTTTTACGGGAGTTGCAAAAAAGAAAAATAAACAATCAGATAATAAAAAGTAGAGCGGCGGCTCGCTATTCGACAGACAGCTACAGACTTAAGTTGAATAACAAACGCCGTCGCTCTTTTTAAAGATATTGAGACATGAGTAAAAAATTGGTACTGGCATTTAGCGGAGGTTTAGACACATCGTTTTGCGTAAAATACTTGAAGGAAGAAAAAGGGTACGATGTATACACTGCAATTGCCAACACAGGCGGGTTCTCCGACGAGGAGTTAAAAGTCATTGAAGAACGTGCACTGGCATTGGGTGCGGTTGAGCACATTACATTAGACGTTACCAACGAATATTACGAAAAGTGTATTCGCTACATGGTTTTTGGGAATGTTCTACGTAATAACACGTATCCCATTTCGGTAAGCTCCGAAAGAGCATTTCAGGCCATTGCCATTATTGAGTACGCTAAAGAAATTGATGCAAAATACATTGCGCATGGTAGTACAGGCGCCGGAAATGATCAGATTCGCTTCGACCTTACCTTCCAGGTATTGGCACCCGAGATTGAGATCATCACTCCAACCCGCGATATGTTACTTACGCGTCAGTACGAAATTGATTACCTGAAAAAATATGGTTTCGAAGCCGATTTTTCGAAAATGGAATACTCCATTAACCAGGGACTTTGGGGAACCAGCGTTGGCGGCAAAGAAACCTTAACCACCAACAAAAATCTTCCTGAAGAGGCTTATCCAAGTCAATTGGAAGCCACCGACGAAAAGACTATTGAACTTGGTTTTGAAAAGGGTGAGCTGATTTCGCTCGACGGTGAATTTTACGAAAACGGTCCTGATGTGATCCGTGCACTGGAAGATGTTGCATCGAAATATGCCATTGGCCGCGACACACATGTTGGCGATACGATTATTGGTATTAAAGGCCGCGTTGGTTTCGAGGCTGCCGCACCGCTGATTACCATAAAAGCACACCACCTGCTGGAAAAACATACGCTTACAAAATGGCAATCGTACTGGAAAGAACAGTTGGGCAACTGGTATGGAATGTTCTTACACGAAGCGATGTACCAGGAACCGGTAATGCGCAACATCGAAGACTTCCTTGAATCAACACAGGAAAACGTAACCGGAAAAGTGATCGTAAAACTGAGACCTTACAATTTCGAGTTGGTAGGAATTGAATCGGAACACGACTTAATGAATTCAGGATTTGGCGAGTATGGCGAAACCGTTGAAGAATGGACAGCCGACGACGTAAAAGGATTTACCAAAATATTATCGAACTCACTTAAAATCTACAATAAAGTAAACGGAAATTTATAGGATGATTAAAGTTGGAATTATAGGAGGAGCAGGATACACCGCCGGAGAGCTGTTGAGAATTTTATTAAATCATCCGCAAGCAGAAATTGGTTTTGTGCAAAGCACCAGTAATGCGGGCAACTTGATTTCGGATGTACACATTGATTTGCTGGGCGAAACCGAAATCAAATTCACCGACCAGATGCCTTTTGACGAAGTGGATGTTATTTTCCTTTGTATGGGGCACGGCAAGTCGATTGAATTTGTAGAGAACAACAGTTTCCCTCAATATTTGAAAATTATCGACTTAAGCCACGACTTTAGATTGAAAAGAGAAGGCAACGACTTTGTTTACGGCTTACCGGAATTAAACCGCGAAGAAATTGAGTCAGCTGAACGAATTGCGAATCCCGGTTGTTTTGCCACCGGAATTCAGCTGGCACTGTTGCCATTGGCAGCCAACGATTTGTTGCAGGATGAAATTCATGTTCAGGCAATAACCGGATCAACCGGGGCGGGGCAAAAACCTACGGCAACATCGCATTTCAGTTGGAGAAGCAGTAATGTTTCGGCTTATAAAATTTTCGAGCATCAGCATGAGGGCGAAATCATTCAAAGCCTTACGCAATTGCAGCCGGGATTTGAAAAGGATTTCAACTTTGTACCGATTCGCGGAAACCATACACGAGGTATTTTTGTTGCCTGTTATACAAAATTTGATGGCTCGCGTGAAGAAGCCAACGAGATTTACAAGGATTACTACGCCGATCACCCCTTTGTTTTTGTAACCGATAAAAACCCGGGAGTAAAACAGGTGGTAAATACCAACAAAGGCGTAATTTATTTGGAAAAACACGGCAACAAGCTGGTGATAATCAGCTTAACCGACAATTTAATAAAAGGCGCATCCGGACAGGCAGTTCAGAACATGAACCTGATGTTTGGCCTGGATGAGAAAACCGGACTGAGTTTAAAACCGGTAGCATTTTAAAACGAACGCGGAACACAGATTTTGCAGATTCTCACTGAAAGAAATCAGTGCTCATCTTCGAAATCAGCGTCATCAGCGTTCCAATCAATAAAGAATGGAACTATTTAATGTATATCCACTTTTCGACATCACTCCCGTAAAGGCAGAAGGCTGCTATGTTTGGGATGAGAACGGAAAGAAATATCTCGATCTTTACGGCGGGCACGCGGTAATTTCAATTGGGCACAGTCACCCAACTTATGTTGAAAAGATAAGCAATCAACTTCAGCAAATCGGATTTTATTCCAATTCAGTACAAAATCCTTTACAAAAGGAACTGGCTGAAAAATTGGGCAAACAATCGGACTGCGAAGATTACCAGTTATTTCTTTGCAACTCGGGTGCCGAAGCCAATGAGAATGCTCTGAAACTGGCCTCTTTTATTACCGGTAAAAAGAAAATTATCAGTTATAAAAAAGGTTTCCACGGACGTACTTCTGCCGCTGTGGCCATTACCGATAATCCGAAAATTATTGCTCCTGTTAACGAAACAGACAATGCGGTTATCCTGCCGTTTAACGATATTAACGCAACAGAAGAAGTTTTAAAACAAGGCGATGTAGCTGCGGTAATTGTTGAAGGAATTCAGGGAATTGGAGGGATTTACGTACCCGACAACGAATTCCTGACCAAACTGAAACAACTGACCGAAAAATATGTGGCCGTTCTAATTCTGGATGAAATACAGTCAGGTTACGGACGAAGCGGAAAATTCTTCGCCTATCAGCATACGGATATAAAACCCGACATTGTTACCATGGCAAAAGGAATGGGTAACGGATTCCCGATTGGAGGCGTACTGATTCAACCGGAAATTGAGCCGTGGTTTGGCATGCTCGGAACCACATTTGGAGGTAACCACCTGGCTTGTGCTGCTGCAATTGCAGTTCTGGATGTAATGAAAGACGAAAACCTTGTTGAGAATGCCGAAAAAGTTGGAAATTACCTGATGGATAAACTGGCGACAATTGATGCAGAATTTGAGATCAGAGGAGAAGGATTGATGATCGGTTTGGAATTTAAGAAACCAATTGCCGAAATTCGCAAGAAATTGCTTTTCGATTACGGTATTTTTACCGGTGTATCGGGGCAAAATATTATCAGGCTGTTGCCACCGCTCAGCCTTACAACCGAACAAGCCGACACCTTTTTAGCAGCATTTGCAAAAGTACTTGGTTCGTTCGCTGAATAAAAAATGATTAGAACACGACATTTTCTAAATTCGACAAAATGGAAAATAAAAAAATAGCAATAATCGGGGTAGGAAACATGGGAGGTGCCATTGCACTTGGCCTTTTAAAATCGGGCTCAGTTAAAGCAAGTAACATCTCCGTTTCCGACAGAAAAGAAGCGACACTCAAAAAGATGAGTGACCTGGGAATTGATGCTTTCGACAACAATATCGACGCAGCAAAAGATGCTGACGTGATTATTGTTGCTGTAAAACCTTATCATATTGAGGGAGTAATTAACACCCTGAAACCTATTTTGTCGCCGGAGAAGATTTTCATTTCCATTGTTGCAGGAGTTGGTATAGATGATTTGGGAAAAATGGCCGGAAACGACGTCCCTATTTTCCGGGTAATGCCAAACACCGCAATTGCTTTACAGGAATCGTTAACCTGTATTTCGGCAAACGGCAACACCGAACCTT
It contains:
- a CDS encoding DUF2723 domain-containing protein is translated as MQHTKLINNILGWLVFIVACITYFATLEPTVSWWDCGEFITSAFKLEVGHPPGAPTFMILGRIFTLFAPDATKAAVMVNSMSAIASAATIMFLYWTIVHLARKLFAEEKLNTGEQIAVCGSGLVGALAFTFTDSFWFSAVEGEVYALSSLFTAMVFWAILKWENVAHERYANRWLVLIAYLMGLSIGVHLLNLLAIPAIGMVYYFKKYEFSWKGVFYALAASMCILLGIQYGIIPGVPRIAFIFDRIFVNAFGLPFNSGILFMGALLVAGSVWGINYTRKRNKVVLNTALTMFIVILIGYSSFALIVIRASANPPMNQNAPDNAFALVRYLNREQYGDRPLAKGPYYNAPRIASKDPKQQYNRVDGKYKITGTMPGGSVYEPKMETIFPRMYSDKANHIQAYKEWGKVKGTPVRVRDRGEVKTLQKPTFGENLRFFFSYQVGHMYMRYFMWNFVGRQNDLQGHGGFQNGNWVSGISFIDEPKTGPRDDMPEFMKNDPSRNVYYFLPLLLGLLGLFFQYNQGKKGKETFAVTMLLFILTGIAIVVYLNQYPYQPRERDYAYAGSFYAFAIWIGLGVLAVYTGVKKVLKGVPAAVLATVISVVAVPSVLASQNWDDHDRSGKYMTRDYAIDYLESCAPNAILFTYGDNDTFPLWYVQEVEGVRPDIKIINISYLGMDWYIRQQQFKTNEADPVPFSFTKDKYYMGRMDAVLFQDRIKGSVELSEAMEFLGSDDVRTKVKVASGELYDYLPSRDFHITVDKKKVLDSGTVKPEDADQIADKVSFKITKSMITKSEMAVLNMIAANNWERPIYIDHSLVFTGNIHFLDWLQFEGLAYRFVPIRTPKQGVTAGRIDADILYDNVMNKFVWGNVNDPDIHMDEYNRKQINIMQAQYMFTRLAQALLAKGEKEKTIEVADKMFELFPNEKIPLDYSSFQMAGQYYGAGAIEKGNEKVRIMADNCFAMLDYFASLPDNFAAAVQSEQNRQISHLQNLIILTRNYKQDELHTELDAKLQELIIKFQNKAGS
- the carB gene encoding carbamoyl-phosphate synthase (glutamine-hydrolyzing) large subunit, with translation MIETHIKKAIVLGSGALKIGEAGEFDYSGSQALKALKEEGVETVLINPNIATIQTSEDIADKIYFLPVTPHFVEEVIKKEKPQGILLAFGGQTALNCGVALYESGVLEKYNVEVVGTPVQSIIDTEDRDIFANMLGEIGVKTPKSIAAANMAEAKAAAKEVGFPIIIRAAYTLGGLGSGFCENEEELEKLAGSAFSYSPQILVEESIKGWKEVEYEVVRDKYDNCITVCNMENFDPLGIHTGESIVVAPSQTLSNSEYHKLREISIKIIRRVGVIGECNVQFALDPYSEDYRVIEVNARLSRSSALASKATGYPLAFVAAKLGLGYGLHQLKNSVTKVTTACFEPALDYCVVKIPRWDLSKFVGVSKTIGSSMKSVGEIMAIGRTFEEAIQKGIRMVGLGMHGFVANNEEITIEAIEEELSNPTDRRIFAIAEAFNKGYSIDQIHEKTKIDRWFLQKLNNIHKIKLELKNFKELEKLPIPLLKASKQAGYSDFQIARLVLRSKNVNINEDILKVRAFRKAKGIVPVVKQIDTLAGEYPAQTNYLYLTHNGTENDVEYLGDHKSVIVLGSGAYRIGSSVEFDWCSVNTIKTIKEQGYRSVMINYNPETVSTDYDTCDRLYFDELTFERVMDVYDLENPHGVVVSMGGQIPNNLAMKLDGQNVPILGTSAKKIDNAEDREKFSSLLDDLGVDQPRWARLSTIAEIHKFVDEVGYPVLIRPSYVLSGAAMNVVSNPDQLEHFLQMAANVSKEHPVVVTEFIEQAKEIELDAVANKGEMVAYAISEHVEFAGVHSGDATIVFPPQKLYVETIRRVKKIARQIAKGLEITGPFNMQFLAKDNDIKVIECNLRASRSFPFVSKVMKLNLIEIATKVMLGIDVPKPDKSLFELDYVGVKAPQFSFARLLKADPVLGVDMSSTGEVGCIGETYYEAIIKAMMSVGYNYPKKNILISSGPSRGKLELLNSTRMLVEKGYNIFATEGTHKFFCDNGIENTLVYWPDEEDQSPNTIEMIKNKKIDLVVNIPKNHTNRELKNGYTIRRSAIDYNIPLITNARVASAFLSGICKYSLEDIKVVSWDEYKE